One part of the Synergistaceae bacterium genome encodes these proteins:
- the thrS gene encoding threonine--tRNA ligase, with protein MLKFQGGAGQGKVCELPEESAKVSEILSGLGLLKSPNGKKALAGKLDGELLDLERTVSRGGTMEGVYADSEEGLDIMRHSCAHLMAQAIEKLWPGAKFGIGPCIKDGFYYDVDVPVTLTEQDLSAVEEEMRKLAGAALKIERIEMTKEDALKFFRDRGDPYKVELISELDVPGVSLYKQGDYVDLCRGPHVPDTSRLRNFKLLSIAGAYWRGDEKNVMLTRIYGTAFATPDELKEHLRRLEEAKLRDHRKLGKELDLFSLHDEGQGFPFFHPKGMAVINTLLDFWRKEHAKRGYEEIRTPLILDRSLWLQSGHWDHYKENMYFTEIDEKPFAVKPMNCPGGMLVYKTQIRSYRDLPLRMAELGIVHRHERSGALHGLMRVRCFTQDDAHLYCTPEQVKKEVVGIMDLCDYIYREVFGFRYHIELSTRPENSMGTAEQWAAAEAALKEALDSTGSQYRINEGDGAFYGPKIDFHLEDCIGRTWQCGTIQLDFQMPERFDLTYVGADGKEHRPVMLHRTVLGSIERFLGILIEHYAGAFPFWIAPVQVKLIPISEEHEAYVRELTAIFKSWGLRVEADTRDEKLGKRIRDAQLQKVPYMIVIGDREAESRLVAVRERSKGDLGSMSLEEFRIVLDGEFNPLKDGEPAKSAAS; from the coding sequence ATGTTGAAATTCCAGGGAGGCGCCGGGCAGGGGAAAGTGTGTGAACTGCCTGAGGAATCGGCGAAGGTATCCGAGATTCTGTCCGGACTGGGCCTTCTGAAAAGTCCGAATGGAAAGAAGGCTCTGGCGGGGAAGCTGGACGGAGAGCTTCTGGATTTGGAGCGGACGGTGTCGCGGGGAGGCACGATGGAGGGCGTCTACGCGGATTCGGAGGAGGGGCTTGACATCATGCGCCATTCCTGCGCTCACCTGATGGCTCAGGCGATAGAAAAGCTCTGGCCGGGAGCGAAGTTTGGCATCGGTCCCTGCATTAAGGACGGATTTTATTACGACGTGGACGTGCCGGTGACTCTGACGGAACAGGACCTTTCCGCCGTCGAGGAGGAAATGCGAAAACTGGCGGGGGCCGCGCTGAAGATCGAGCGAATCGAGATGACGAAGGAAGACGCTCTGAAGTTTTTCAGGGATCGGGGAGACCCGTACAAGGTGGAGCTGATCTCCGAACTGGACGTCCCGGGCGTGTCGCTTTACAAACAGGGCGATTATGTGGACCTGTGCCGGGGGCCCCACGTTCCGGATACTTCCCGGCTCCGGAATTTCAAACTGCTTTCCATCGCCGGCGCTTACTGGCGCGGAGACGAGAAGAACGTCATGCTGACCCGCATTTACGGCACGGCCTTCGCGACTCCAGACGAGCTGAAGGAGCACCTGCGGCGTCTCGAAGAGGCAAAACTGCGCGACCATCGCAAGCTGGGCAAAGAGCTGGACCTCTTCAGCCTCCACGACGAAGGGCAGGGCTTTCCCTTCTTCCACCCGAAGGGTATGGCGGTCATCAACACGCTGCTGGACTTTTGGAGAAAGGAACACGCGAAGCGCGGGTACGAAGAAATCCGGACGCCGCTGATTCTGGACCGTTCGCTGTGGCTTCAGTCCGGGCACTGGGATCATTACAAGGAGAATATGTACTTCACGGAAATCGACGAAAAACCCTTTGCCGTGAAGCCGATGAACTGTCCGGGGGGAATGCTGGTCTATAAAACTCAGATTCGCAGTTACCGGGACCTGCCGCTTCGCATGGCGGAGCTGGGCATCGTCCATCGACACGAGCGCAGCGGCGCCCTGCACGGACTTATGCGCGTTCGCTGCTTCACTCAGGACGATGCGCACCTGTACTGCACCCCCGAGCAGGTCAAAAAAGAGGTCGTCGGAATCATGGACCTGTGCGACTACATTTATCGTGAGGTTTTTGGTTTCCGCTACCACATTGAGCTTTCAACGCGGCCGGAAAACTCCATGGGGACGGCCGAGCAGTGGGCGGCGGCGGAGGCGGCCCTGAAGGAGGCCCTGGACTCCACCGGCTCCCAGTACCGGATTAACGAGGGCGACGGCGCGTTTTACGGCCCGAAAATTGATTTCCACCTGGAGGACTGCATCGGCAGAACCTGGCAGTGCGGCACGATTCAGCTCGACTTCCAGATGCCGGAGCGATTCGACCTGACCTACGTTGGAGCCGACGGAAAGGAACATCGCCCCGTCATGCTCCATCGCACGGTTCTCGGCAGCATCGAGCGGTTTTTGGGCATCCTGATCGAACACTATGCGGGGGCGTTCCCCTTCTGGATCGCCCCTGTGCAGGTGAAGCTGATTCCCATTTCGGAGGAGCACGAGGCTTATGTGCGGGAGCTGACCGCGATATTCAAATCCTGGGGTCTTCGGGTGGAAGCGGACACCCGGGACGAAAAGCTGGGCAAACGCATCCGGGACGCGCAGCTCCAGAAGGTCCCCTACATGATCGTCATCGGCGACAGGGAAGCGGAGTCCCGGCTGGTGGCGGTGCGCGAACGCAGCAAAGGGGACCTGGGCAGCATGTCTCTGGAGGAGTTCCGCATCGTTCTGGACGGGGAGTTCAACCCCCTGAAGGATGGCGAGCCCGCGAAAAGCGCTGCCAGCTGA
- a CDS encoding DHH family phosphoesterase, translating into MRLRTLTDERIAIQCHNNPDADALAAGFGLFCFFDSEGHYPPKLFYGGPAVTKPNLTAMIEELNIPVEHEPDLKEWDGLLITVDCQYGAGNVAPVSAPRIAVIDHHIQESELPALADLRPWLGSCSTLVWKLLEEAGFSVDVQLGTALHYGLFTDTNGFSEVRHPLDRDMWDSLPVNERILKKLKRSNLALSDLSIASAALKDFHFDPRRRFMVIATPPCDPNLLGFISDLSMQVDAVDLAIVYMPGMEKMDDIKFSVRTAVRETKASELASWLARDIGSGGGHRDKAGGYLAGRKYADQFGDRPLSLYFLAEVREYLDTCTIIDCAAVTSPFSGDLNVKEMKRYRKLPVRLGFVPCHTLFEGHADLQIRMLEGDIDISADEETILMIGLKGEVYPAKYENFIETYTLTGERFAIDFSYPPKVFNKNTGTRVSLPDYAQACESSGEGGGCVLAMRLEKRVKLFTRWDTENYFRGDPGDWIVARSSDDLYIVTADLFDKLYIRDCTDEDISGQPQAVRVLKKSFPVPVTFATKGGSLYTREGRISYELGDALLTGPEGESWPVPKKRFTETYVPLPGTETGSDGVYLKGKFPAWALQIHEPFIVRLPGRGTLRGNRGDWLLQYAPNEYGIVGREIFEKTCDILRSETEAAQFKLN; encoded by the coding sequence ATGCGTCTGAGGACTCTGACCGACGAGCGGATCGCGATTCAGTGTCACAATAACCCCGATGCGGACGCTCTGGCCGCCGGTTTCGGACTCTTTTGCTTTTTCGACTCGGAAGGCCACTACCCCCCGAAGCTGTTCTACGGCGGCCCGGCCGTGACAAAACCCAACCTGACGGCCATGATCGAAGAACTGAACATCCCCGTGGAGCACGAGCCGGACCTGAAGGAGTGGGACGGTCTGCTGATCACCGTGGACTGCCAGTACGGAGCGGGAAACGTGGCGCCTGTTTCGGCCCCTCGCATCGCCGTCATCGACCATCATATCCAGGAAAGCGAACTGCCCGCTCTGGCGGACCTGCGTCCCTGGCTGGGAAGCTGTTCCACTCTGGTGTGGAAACTTCTGGAAGAAGCGGGCTTCTCCGTGGACGTCCAGTTGGGAACGGCGCTGCATTACGGTCTGTTCACCGACACCAACGGATTTTCCGAGGTTCGTCACCCTCTGGATCGGGATATGTGGGATTCTCTTCCGGTCAATGAGCGTATTCTGAAAAAACTCAAGAGGTCGAATCTGGCGCTTTCCGATCTGTCCATCGCGTCGGCGGCGCTGAAGGATTTTCACTTCGACCCAAGGAGGCGTTTCATGGTCATTGCCACGCCGCCCTGCGACCCCAATCTTCTCGGCTTTATCAGCGACCTGTCCATGCAGGTGGACGCCGTGGATTTGGCGATCGTCTACATGCCGGGGATGGAAAAAATGGACGACATCAAATTTTCCGTGCGGACGGCCGTCCGTGAAACCAAGGCCTCGGAGCTGGCGAGCTGGCTGGCCCGGGACATCGGGTCGGGAGGCGGACACCGGGACAAAGCCGGCGGATACCTGGCCGGGAGAAAATACGCGGACCAGTTCGGTGACCGCCCTCTTTCTCTCTATTTTCTGGCGGAGGTTCGGGAGTACCTCGACACCTGCACCATCATCGACTGCGCGGCCGTAACTTCTCCCTTCTCCGGGGATTTGAACGTCAAAGAGATGAAACGTTACCGGAAACTGCCGGTACGCCTGGGGTTCGTGCCCTGTCATACGCTGTTCGAGGGACACGCCGACCTCCAGATTCGTATGCTCGAAGGAGACATCGACATCTCCGCGGATGAGGAAACGATTTTGATGATTGGCCTTAAAGGAGAAGTTTATCCCGCAAAGTACGAAAATTTCATCGAAACCTACACTCTGACCGGAGAGCGTTTTGCCATCGACTTTTCCTATCCGCCCAAAGTGTTCAACAAGAACACGGGAACGAGGGTATCTCTGCCGGACTACGCGCAGGCCTGCGAATCCTCCGGCGAGGGCGGAGGCTGCGTGCTGGCCATGCGCCTCGAAAAACGCGTCAAACTTTTCACCCGATGGGACACCGAAAATTACTTCCGCGGAGATCCCGGAGACTGGATCGTGGCCCGTTCTTCGGACGACCTTTATATCGTTACGGCGGACCTGTTCGATAAACTCTACATTCGGGACTGCACGGACGAGGACATCTCCGGTCAGCCCCAGGCCGTGCGGGTTCTCAAAAAAAGTTTCCCCGTCCCCGTGACCTTTGCCACCAAGGGCGGCTCCCTCTACACCCGGGAGGGCCGGATTTCCTACGAACTGGGAGACGCGCTGCTCACCGGCCCCGAGGGAGAATCCTGGCCCGTGCCCAAAAAACGGTTCACCGAAACCTATGTTCCCCTCCCCGGCACGGAGACCGGCTCCGACGGCGTGTACCTCAAGGGGAAATTTCCCGCCTGGGCCCTGCAAATTCACGAACCATTCATCGTGAGGCTCCCCGGCAGAGGCACTCTGCG